The Silene latifolia isolate original U9 population chromosome Y, ASM4854445v1, whole genome shotgun sequence sequence gtcttgagaccggagaggggtctacaccttcagggagcacccagccttccacggctactcccgctccgacccctactcccactactactaccactcctactcccactcccactgaccagatACAGACTCAGCCGAACCTACCGGCTACTTTCATACCACCTCCTCTTTTTGTGGCACCCGCGGTCCTGGACCAAGGTggcgccgtttacggtttgttgcttgaggttgcagagcgtcaggctcgtatggagagggacttggctcttgccttacaccctctgtacgagtaccacttgcggtgACACCGttcgatcccagagggttggccacacccttccttcttccggtacccacctgaggggtacccggtgtctgacgaggaggaggacgaggacccagaggtggcagtggagagagctcgcgctgaggagcagaggaggagagaggaggagagagatcctgagttcagggtggaggacatccGTGATGATGACGCAACGgaacgacgacgacgagtagttatcttggtctactcacttcccggttttttggtttgggaagttcgtattttgtatgtatctcttactcttttactTTGTCTCCTTTtcatttattgcttttattttcttttggttgtatattcccatttcccctgtatatatctgctggtgtatgctggaggacaacgagggcgttgtccgttttggtttggggagggtattgcatccttttgagtctgcatttgcatttgtttctgcattcacgtttattttccagctttgcattgttgtttatttcatttaaaaaaaaaaatcaaaattccaaaaaaattagaaatttcaaaaaatcagaaaaaaatcacgtttacttttgcatataggttgagtcggaacggtagatttccgtgatgataatgcactgtaacttgtcattttacttgagccttgcacttcttttgatagttattagctttgtcttacgcatagtctacgagtttctgttcaattatagctgactgtttagacttgacctgataaattggcaaactacttgataaattctgagttttagagccataactggtgacattcatgaccagttcattaggaattgagagtagtactccttgcatagcatgttcatcttttttgcacttttatgacattcaatttcttgtcaaatgcacatattcgggtttgtggttggtgtcacatgcagggaggtgcttgcaaattttcctttctttatatttttcacctatttagctccacattagccaaatttgcctttttgacccattagctacattccaaattaagcctgcctagtcaagctagttagtatgatCTTTTGGGTATGAGTTTTTCGGTTGCATTTTGGCCCGTATTTCTTTGTTTGGAGTTGTTGgaaatagaggaaggaggaaaaagaaaaaaggaattgaaaaagaaaaaaaaaaagaaaagacgtgaaagaagtgaaaaagaaaaaaaaatgaaaaatgaaaaaaaaagaaaagaaaaaagctGGAAcgtgagaaagaaaagaaagagaaagaatgtttgaaaaaaattgatttgtttcagttagttatttcaaacggtgtttaaaaaaggaaagtttgtgaccgtctgactcctccattattattctatatttttaaggagattatgtttgggtttagtgagttttgtgccaaatgaggggcacttgtacttagtttttcagtcagttgagattcgaatggttttattatggtcctgttaggaactagcttgacgcttttacctccacatttccataacatgttttgcctttctcacctgaacctcactattcccaaattatttgtaagccctcggctgtgacggacattattggttggagtgtgtgcattagtacttgaattgtctttcatttttgttgcatgcatgctatgtaggtcgcagttaggtgagtgactgtcttttcttctctcttttacatataacattcaccctttgcttcatgagagaagagtgaccacgagagagtccgattttcttggtcttgcaaggtcgataggttggctatatttctgaacagcttataactcgtttgcgtattgactgcttagctttaactgttagtttttgttgcattaaattggtttaattagacaagttaagctagctctgagttatcatttccgttccattagttgcattttagtttactcgaggacgagtaaaggttcggtttggggagatttgatacgtgctttttatatagtctttttagcctatttctgcacgtatttctatgcatttttatactgtttttatagtattttgccccgaattggctactttggttcgttttgtccattttgtagaaatgaacgcgaaagtagtggaatcgtactctttttcgtccttttcgcatgcatttaggggagacgggatttttccagagtgagatactacgTTGGGAAGCGTGTTGGCACGAATTACGAGGCATTCAGGCGCGGACTTGATCTGATTGGAAGttaaagacctcgatcgagtagttttaccactcgatcgagtggtttttacgtcccaaggtggtcgatcgagtagaattctactcgatccttagctgtagaaagatgagttactcgatcgagtaactttctactcgatcgagtagaggctgttgaggttttgctcgatcgagtggttcgatcgagtggttttgctgtTATGGGCTTCTAAACAGCCTGTGTGagtgtttatttcgctaaacttaattactttgctatttaagcacgctttactaggtcattaggatctattTTTTCGTTATCAaaactttctactgtaaactttgttacgttgcttttctcttcactgtaaccttgctcTCGGATTGTTTTCACTCgaattttgtgttctttacgccgaattcgcttgattgtaattcttttctcttcccttaataatagttaatcatttgttgctttaatcaTTTTTTCTATTTCgattattcttctgccctaatttctcttttatgcaattttattgttatttcataatgtttactgctgggaatttatctgctgttagtttaattagtaacatgagtagctaaacccctttcatgttgggattaggggatctgcggtaggaatgtggcGATGTAGTAattgaattagatgaattaattacaagactctgtcaccatagcaatttaattgtattttatcgacttagttgagtgcacacttctgagttatcctttaatctggctaaaattaatcctagatcgaaagattggactaaataggcctgctatgaacagtagactaccctgatgagaatgaaagttaagttagtggtattttaggatagaaagtggaccgaaaggacctttcaacttccgtcttacattaattcgtctgagtcatttacagctgagtcactggactaccgtagtgaaccgaaatcctgacgtgtccctctctatctgatagttttctCCTTAATTCTTGCCTTTATCGCTCTtgctctttatttctctttccctcaaaactcgtagtttagataacaattcaaacaacccccccccccccatttgtgaccaaatagacggacttctatagatatcttgcctccctgtggagatcgacctggcTTCCCTAGCTAtctagttagtttagttagttttatttttgacaggtacacgacagacgtgtcatctTTATCGCTTAAAAACCCTGaggcactcttccatttcaaccatcctgttttaattctgtgagccacatatCCGTCTAACTctccatctttttgaataatagatcctagatatctgaagataTCTGACCCCttaacaacattcccatcgaaaataatactcccggcctctgtcgatctcaaccccgccacttaagtgaactgacacctcaaatactcagtcttactcctgctcagcctaaacccacgagtctctaaagtctgctacacaattccaactttctctacACCCCCCtttcgtctcatcaatcaacacaatatcatcagcaaacatcatacaccaagggatatcgtcctgaatatcccttgtcaactcatccataactatagcaaagagaaaaggacttagtgcggaaccttgatgcaccccgatggtaatgggaaattcatccgttctcccaacattagtgcgaacacttgcactagccccctcatacatgtcctttatgaggtcaatatattttcgagacacaccctttctcgcaaaagcccaccaaagtacttctcttggtaccctatcatatgccttttccaagtcaataaaaaccatatgcaagtccttcttcttgtcccgatggtgttccatcaactgtctcatgataaaaatcgcatccatagtcgatctcccgggcataaatccaaattggttatccgagatgtatacacatctcctaagcctttgctcgattatccgctcccataacttcatcgtatgactctTACGTTTAATTCCctgataattggaacactcttgaacatcacctttgctcttgtacaaagggacaagagtgcttctcctccaagctgATGGCATCTTATTACTCcaccaaatcttgttgaagagcatggttacccattcgatacctttctccccgaagcacctccaaacttctatgggtataccatccggtccctttACTTTCTTTGACCTCATTTTCCTTAACGCCTATCTAACTTCACTcatttgtattctacgcacaaattcccgattaacaatgcttggtgttacctctacatccccaaagccttgttcctgatgtccattgaataaagtatcaaagtaagaactccatctagcctttattttgttatcctgaaccagaaccttgtcgtccatatctttcacacacctaactctcccaatatctctcgtctttcggtctcttatgcgagccagtttatagatatccttctctccttctctcgtgtccaacctggcatacacttcttggttaactttttCCCTCGTATCCCGTActgcctttttagcggctcgtctagcctccttgtacttttcaatgttctcatcactcatgcatttccccaaaaccttatagcattcacgttttgtctttatcgcttgtctcacctcATCTAAAGTACTACATAATGATAAAATACATTCCAAAGTAATTCTAGTTACGGAAGTTTTGCCAAATATGCTCAATGAGATCATTTTTCAGAGCAATATTAGTGGCACGATCACGAATCTCACCATAAATTTCTGCGAATCTTTCTTGAGCCGGCCTTCTACGACGATGATATTCATAAGGATCATCACTAGTTGAAGTCGGATTATCTTCTTTGAACTCCGCTATTATGTTTTCATAGTTATGATAGGTTTCTCGTTCATCTCCCACTATCATATTATGCATAATAATACAAGTCATAAGAACCTTCCCCATCATAGTTCGATCCCAAAGAAGACAAGGGCGTTTGATAAACGCAAATCGAGCTTGTAAGACGCCGAAAGCACGCTCAACATCTTTTCGACAACTCTCTTGTTGAGCTGCAAACAACTTATGCTTTTGAATTTGAGGCGCATTAATTGTTTTAACAAATGTTACCCAagatttcaccaaaaaaaaacaaatgttACCCAAGCCGAATATATACCATCAGTAAGATAATATCCCATTTTATACTCCGTACCATATACCGTGTAATTAACAGCTGGGGCGTATTCTTCTAAAATTTCATTAAATAGTGGATAACGTTGAAGAAAATTAATATCATTAAGCGAACCTGGTGTACCGAAGAAGGCATGCCATATCCATAAATCGTACGATGTGACAGCTTCTAAGATGGTTGTTGGCTTTGAACTTCTCTCGGAATATTATCATGCCCATCCTGTTGAACAGTTTTTCCACTCTCAGTGCATGCAGTCAATGCTACCCAACATGTCGGGAAATCCACGAACCTTCCTCATATGAAGTAACCTTCCTAAATCTTGATGATTGGTTTACGTAGATACTCGTTCCCAAAGTTGAATATCACACCTTTAACGAGACGATTTAAGAGAGTCTCTTATGGATGTATCGCTCATACACAGATATTCATCTACTGAATCAGTAGACGTACCATATGCTAGAACTCTTAAAGCCGCTGTGCATCTCTGCAATGTTGAGAAACTAAGTCTCCCATTACCACAGGGCCGTTGTTGGAAAAAGCGATCATTGGCGGATAGAGCATTAACTATGCGCATGAATACATGCTTGCGCATGCGAAATCTTCGGCGGAATAACTCCTTGGGATAAACCGGATCCATAAAGTAGTCGTTGTATAATTGGCTGTGACCCTCTTCACGATTCCTCTCAATGTTTCTCCTACGGCGTCTAGGAGTAGGAATTGGTTGTTGTATCTTCTATTGACATGTTCATTAATACGCTGGGCTACAAGGTTTTATATAGTCTCAAATTGTTCATCCATTTTGGCTTCTCATTCCTAATCGGAATGCCTATTTTGATCAACAATATTGTCGTTTGAAGAGTTTGAACTAGAACTTGACCCAAACATtgtaattgtatttttatttaaaGATTATTGTATAGTAATGAGAATTAATTGATAGAAAGAAAATGTGAGAGTGATTTACTTCATTAACTATATGAGGTATATATAAGTTTTTCTGtccaacggttatatttaatccaACGACTATATTTTGATCCAACAGATATAATTAATCCAACGGCTATATTTCAATCTAACGGCTATATTTAAAATCTAACAACTATATTTCCGTCTTAATATTTACAACCCGTCAAACTCCCACCCAACTTAAAATTCCCAACTTATTTTTATTCCCACACAATTTCCGTCTTAATATTTCTGTTTTTATAAATCCCATCTTAATATTTACGTCTTAATAATTTCCGTCTTATTATATCCGTCTTAATATTACAACCCTTCAAACTCTCATCCAACTTAAAACTCCCACCCAACTTATTTACAAGTCAAACTACTTTTAATTACCACACAATTTACGTTTAACATCTCCCTTGGTTTCTTCATCCTCTTTTCCTTCAGATATTCATATCTCCATTAATTTCTCACACAATTTTTGTCTTAATCGATTAATCTCCATTAATATCCCACACAATTTCCGTCTTAATCGATTAATCTCCATTAATATCCCACACAATATTCTTTTCCTTGgtttctttatcgtttcattgttgttgaTCTATAGTCGGTTGATCTTCGTTTCATCGTTTCATCCTTGATTTATAGTCCGTTGTTCGAAAACATGGATTAATCGGCTGATCTTCAAGGTATGCATGTatctttctcttttcttttcttttttattcaACAATCGATTTAATAATAGCTAATGTAAAAAAATATATTTTCTattattataaaattttaaagtatgttttttccatttttaacatattgatgtttgtttctgatttttttttttattattggcTGAAATAATATTCtgtaaaaaaacaaacattttgAAATAATAGATGAAATCATTATTGGCTGAAATAATTATTGAGTCGGATGCATGTTGCCCAAAGACAAACGACTTGTGGTATTAATCACCTTCACTATTTAATAATAGCTCT is a genomic window containing:
- the LOC141632988 gene encoding uncharacterized protein LOC141632988 → MDPVYPKELFRRRFRMRKHVFMRIVNALSANDRFFQQRPCGNGRLSFSTLQRCTAALRVLAYGTSTDSVDEYLCSLNDINFLQRYPLFNEILEEYAPAVNYTVYGTEYKMGYYLTDAQQESCRKDVERAFGVLQARFAFIKRPCLLWDRTMMGKVLMTCIIMHNMIVGDERETYHNYENIIAEFKEDNPTSTSDDPYEYHRRRRPAQERFAEIYGEIRDRATNIALKNDLIEHIWQNFRN